One segment of Amycolatopsis alba DSM 44262 DNA contains the following:
- a CDS encoding WhiB family transcriptional regulator, translated as METRMVGALGEAACRGEDPELFFPVTETGPGARQAARAKAVCARCPVASACLAYAVDNGLAHGVFGGLTGGERRRLIQVGNAA; from the coding sequence ATGGAAACGAGGATGGTGGGTGCCCTGGGGGAGGCCGCTTGCCGCGGTGAGGATCCCGAACTGTTCTTCCCGGTCACCGAAACCGGTCCCGGCGCCCGGCAGGCTGCCAGGGCGAAGGCCGTCTGCGCCCGGTGCCCGGTCGCGTCGGCGTGCCTGGCCTATGCCGTGGACAACGGTCTGGCCCATGGCGTTTTCGGCGGGCTGACCGGCGGTGAACGGCGCCGCCTGATCCAGGTCGGCAACGCCGCCTGA
- the shbA gene encoding RNA polymerase sigma factor ShbA — protein sequence MGHDEFDEFFHTEFPLLTGFLCKAGFALDPARDAAAEAMLNAYEDWRTIAHPRSWVRRVGHRRAKEQTAVRADWAFADTSREDKLTVLAAEASSVLTMLGLLPKRQQLGMAWALDGFTARQIAGVLGIADEAVSATLRHAHGRLEEHDPEFVDHLDSANGAFVDALRVGLDSEDTLTRIKNRAMIRELALVEPGAPAEAEPEQAAPSHWYTLDYTLDGSVAAAGRGDRQALDHLLAAIRPLVIRYCRARVGRQERTHASADDVAQEVCVAILRALPTYRERGRPFLAFVYGIAQHKVADARRAAARDRSEPVAEVPDGVSDSAGPEKHALHNELSDRMGELLRILPDRQREIVVLRIVVGLSAEETAGVVGSTAGAVRVAQHRALSRLRKILIEE from the coding sequence ATGGGCCACGACGAGTTCGACGAGTTCTTCCACACCGAATTTCCGCTGCTCACCGGCTTTCTGTGCAAGGCGGGGTTTGCACTCGATCCGGCGCGCGACGCGGCGGCGGAAGCGATGCTCAACGCCTACGAGGACTGGCGGACCATCGCCCATCCGAGATCCTGGGTCCGCCGCGTCGGACATCGGCGGGCGAAGGAGCAGACCGCGGTCCGGGCGGACTGGGCCTTCGCCGACACGAGCAGGGAAGACAAACTCACCGTTCTCGCCGCCGAGGCGTCGTCCGTCCTGACCATGCTGGGGCTGCTGCCGAAACGCCAGCAGCTCGGCATGGCCTGGGCGCTGGACGGCTTCACGGCCCGGCAGATCGCGGGGGTGCTCGGGATCGCGGACGAAGCGGTGAGCGCGACCTTGCGTCACGCACACGGCCGCCTGGAGGAGCACGATCCCGAGTTCGTCGACCACCTGGACAGCGCCAACGGCGCCTTCGTCGACGCGCTGCGCGTGGGGCTCGACAGCGAGGACACCCTGACCCGGATCAAGAACCGCGCGATGATCCGGGAACTCGCGCTGGTCGAGCCCGGCGCCCCGGCCGAGGCCGAGCCCGAACAAGCGGCGCCGTCCCACTGGTACACCCTCGACTACACCCTCGACGGATCCGTGGCGGCCGCCGGACGAGGTGACCGGCAGGCGCTGGACCATCTGCTGGCCGCCATCCGCCCGCTGGTGATCCGGTACTGCCGGGCGCGGGTCGGCAGACAGGAACGGACCCACGCCTCGGCGGACGACGTCGCGCAGGAGGTCTGCGTCGCGATCCTCCGCGCGCTGCCCACCTACCGCGAACGCGGACGGCCCTTCCTCGCCTTCGTCTACGGCATCGCCCAGCACAAGGTCGCCGACGCCCGCCGTGCCGCCGCCCGTGACCGCTCCGAACCCGTCGCCGAGGTCCCCGACGGGGTCTCGGATTCCGCCGGTCCCGAAAAGCACGCGCTGCACAACGAATTGAGCGACCGGATGGGCGAATTGCTGCGGATCCTGCCGGACAGGCAGCGGGAGATCGTCGTATTGCGCATAGTCGTGGGCCTCTCGGCGGAAGAGACCGCCGGGGTGGTCGGTTCGACGGCGGGTGCCGTCAGGGTCGCGCAGCACCGGGCTTTGTCACGACTCCGCAAGATCCTCATCGAGGAATAA
- a CDS encoding DUF4190 domain-containing protein, which translates to MTTPSPYPYQAAPVAAPPRNGLGTAGFVLGLVGLLFSPIPFIGVIAWPLVIVGIILSGIGFSRAKSGVANNKGLALTGIILSAIGLVICILWTAVFSKAVVDAANSLPTAPMSAPGAPLGNDAGTSALAPAQEQPAQEPVTEHTVVYRVTGTGGAKAGNITYTTDGMTTSNQEANVKLPWEKTIKLPAGKSLQMVSILAQGSGKGSIKVTIEVDGKLIKEASAQEYGVAHANENIGSLGN; encoded by the coding sequence GTGACCACTCCTTCCCCGTACCCCTATCAGGCAGCACCCGTGGCCGCGCCTCCGCGCAACGGGTTGGGCACCGCGGGGTTCGTTCTCGGCCTCGTCGGGCTGCTGTTCTCCCCGATCCCGTTCATCGGCGTCATCGCATGGCCGCTCGTCATCGTCGGCATCATTCTCTCCGGGATCGGTTTCTCCCGCGCGAAAAGCGGTGTCGCGAACAACAAAGGCCTCGCGCTGACCGGCATCATCCTGTCCGCGATCGGGCTGGTCATCTGCATTCTCTGGACCGCCGTGTTCAGCAAGGCCGTCGTGGACGCCGCGAACTCGCTGCCGACAGCGCCGATGTCGGCGCCGGGCGCACCGCTGGGCAATGACGCCGGGACATCCGCGCTCGCCCCCGCTCAGGAACAGCCCGCTCAGGAACCGGTCACCGAGCACACCGTGGTCTACCGGGTGACCGGGACCGGCGGTGCCAAGGCGGGCAACATCACCTACACGACCGACGGGATGACCACCAGCAACCAGGAAGCCAACGTCAAGCTCCCGTGGGAGAAGACGATCAAACTGCCGGCGGGCAAATCCCTGCAGATGGTGAGCATCCTGGCGCAGGGCAGCGGCAAGGGTTCCATCAAGGTGACCATCGAGGTCGACGGCAAGCTCATCAAGGAAGCGAGCGCCCAGGAATACGGCGTCGCGCACGCGAACGAGAACATCGGTTCCCTCGGCAACTGA
- a CDS encoding DUF3892 domain-containing protein → MAIKIIAARLQGGKFHENITKLRWVNPGSGETGESFVSAIVAWIEDDDGKAYVDEGIHRVAVEIIKPTFGPKFLRTRADGIWKNNLVELPRF, encoded by the coding sequence ATGGCCATCAAGATCATCGCAGCGCGGCTCCAAGGCGGGAAGTTCCACGAGAACATCACGAAACTGCGCTGGGTCAACCCCGGCAGCGGCGAAACCGGCGAAAGTTTCGTTTCGGCGATCGTGGCGTGGATCGAAGACGACGACGGGAAGGCCTACGTGGACGAGGGGATCCACCGGGTGGCCGTGGAGATCATCAAACCGACCTTCGGCCCGAAGTTCCTGCGCACGCGGGCGGACGGGATCTGGAAGAACAACCTGGTGGAGCTTCCCCGCTTCTGA
- a CDS encoding DUF397 domain-containing protein, producing MTDFNQGHADTNDGHARWVRSSYSTPHNNCVELLILRSGVRVRDSKDACGETLAFSREAWAAFLSRIMR from the coding sequence ATGACTGACTTCAATCAGGGGCACGCGGACACCAACGACGGACATGCGCGGTGGGTGCGCTCCAGCTATTCAACACCCCACAATAACTGCGTGGAGCTGCTAATCCTCCGCTCCGGAGTCCGGGTGCGGGATTCGAAGGACGCCTGCGGTGAAACTCTGGCTTTCAGCCGTGAGGCCTGGGCGGCCTTCCTGTCTCGCATCATGCGCTAA
- a CDS encoding Scr1 family TA system antitoxin-like transcriptional regulator, with protein MSREAVNARRELGASLKKARQAIGWSQSRAASALDCTQPKINKIENDLVAIRPQDLNRLLRFYEVSDAEADRIRMLAAQAKGGPVAGVLANREYLTLLKAEREAVEIFGCYSERLPNLFQCEPYIMKQYEVEGALYDFTSVLEARQEREALFQSDRPPRYRALFSPSSFDRLPGGKKAGLYREQIQHLCRMMDDYADHLFVHVVPFEANLAYWPHDLTVLKLDGRGKDTVYHEYAGGPARIYRGRQQVENHIREWDKVFRQALSIEDSRAALIEMHDAASRW; from the coding sequence GTGTCACGGGAGGCCGTCAATGCCCGCAGAGAGCTAGGTGCGAGCCTGAAGAAGGCGCGCCAGGCGATCGGGTGGTCACAGAGTCGCGCCGCTTCAGCTCTGGATTGCACGCAGCCGAAGATCAACAAGATCGAGAACGACCTCGTAGCGATCCGTCCCCAAGACCTGAACCGGCTGCTGCGCTTCTACGAGGTATCCGACGCCGAGGCCGACCGCATCCGGATGCTGGCCGCGCAAGCGAAAGGCGGCCCAGTGGCGGGGGTCCTCGCGAACCGCGAGTACCTCACACTCCTGAAGGCGGAGCGCGAGGCAGTGGAGATTTTCGGCTGTTACAGCGAGCGCCTTCCCAACCTGTTCCAGTGTGAGCCGTACATCATGAAGCAGTACGAAGTCGAGGGAGCCCTTTACGACTTCACATCCGTGCTCGAGGCGCGCCAGGAGCGGGAGGCATTGTTTCAGAGCGACAGGCCACCACGGTACCGCGCGTTGTTCAGCCCGTCGTCGTTCGATCGGCTTCCCGGCGGCAAGAAGGCCGGGCTTTACCGCGAGCAGATCCAGCATCTGTGCCGGATGATGGACGACTACGCGGATCACCTGTTCGTACACGTGGTGCCCTTCGAGGCCAACTTGGCTTACTGGCCCCATGACCTGACCGTCCTGAAGCTTGATGGACGGGGCAAGGACACTGTCTACCACGAGTACGCGGGCGGCCCTGCCCGGATCTATCGCGGGCGCCAGCAGGTCGAGAACCACATCAGAGAGTGGGACAAGGTATTCCGGCAGGCGCTCAGCATCGAAGACAGCAGGGCCGCTCTCATCGAGATGCATGACGCGGCCTCGCGCTGGTGA
- a CDS encoding SAM-dependent methyltransferase, producing the protein MSERKSDPVPPEGVDLNRPSVARVYDYYLGGTANWAVDRDFGDRVLSKFPLLRDIALANRQLLNRVVRHLTKRGVRQFLDIGAGVPTAGNTHQVADEAQREVGAAPDVRVVYVDNDPVAVAHANLLLNREGDASRQTVIEGDLRDPDVLWRQAIDTRLLDPDEPVALLLIAVLHVHQPDRDGNDIGLESVARFRELLPRGSYLAISHVTDEGVPRASSENLAELKRMYDESSSSNVILRTREQISALLDDFEVIDPGWVWTPDWHPEETGPTARPVSFDSSNQAVVWAGVGQKP; encoded by the coding sequence GTGTCCGAGAGAAAGTCTGATCCGGTTCCACCAGAAGGTGTCGACTTGAATCGCCCGAGTGTCGCTCGGGTCTACGATTATTATCTGGGAGGTACCGCCAACTGGGCGGTAGATCGCGACTTCGGCGACCGGGTGCTGTCGAAATTCCCGCTGTTGAGGGATATCGCCCTGGCCAACCGCCAATTGCTCAACCGGGTGGTGCGGCATTTGACCAAACGAGGTGTGCGGCAGTTCCTCGACATCGGCGCCGGCGTCCCGACCGCGGGCAACACGCATCAGGTGGCCGACGAGGCACAGCGTGAAGTTGGTGCGGCACCGGATGTGCGCGTCGTCTACGTCGACAACGACCCGGTGGCGGTCGCGCACGCCAACCTGCTCCTGAACCGCGAAGGTGACGCGTCCCGGCAGACCGTTATCGAGGGCGACCTTCGCGATCCTGACGTATTGTGGCGACAAGCGATCGACACGCGATTGCTTGACCCGGACGAGCCGGTTGCCTTGCTGCTCATCGCGGTGCTTCACGTTCATCAACCGGACAGAGATGGCAACGATATAGGTCTCGAATCCGTCGCCCGATTCCGGGAACTGCTGCCGCGAGGCTCTTATCTCGCGATATCACACGTAACCGACGAAGGTGTTCCACGGGCGTCTTCCGAAAACCTGGCCGAGCTCAAACGAATGTACGACGAATCAAGCAGCAGTAACGTCATCCTGCGGACGCGTGAACAAATCTCGGCACTACTCGACGATTTCGAGGTCATCGACCCTGGCTGGGTCTGGACACCGGACTGGCATCCGGAGGAGACCGGCCCGACCGCTCGACCGGTGTCGTTCGACTCGTCAAATCAAGCGGTGGTCTGGGCGGGCGTCGGGCAGAAGCCGTAG
- a CDS encoding DUF1345 domain-containing protein, whose translation MTRKLMLLLELVLAVLGMAWLVLFLRDRESLVPLLAWDVVAIGYLVMGWLEMRRELPARAPEDLRSLTGPRWYTQLFALVISCSGLTGGLMVIANRGEDESSQATQAVAAVTILLSWLLLHSAFAQIYAREYAADSGLDFPECPVPQFTEFLYFAITIGTSFAVSDVTVTTRPMRRRVIVHSVVSFFFNAALVAIAIDWLKG comes from the coding sequence GTGACCCGGAAGCTGATGCTGCTGCTCGAACTGGTCCTCGCCGTCCTCGGTATGGCCTGGCTGGTCTTGTTCCTCCGTGACCGGGAGTCGCTGGTCCCGTTGCTGGCGTGGGACGTGGTCGCCATCGGGTATCTCGTCATGGGCTGGCTCGAGATGCGCCGTGAGCTGCCCGCCCGCGCCCCTGAGGATCTGCGCTCGCTCACCGGCCCGCGCTGGTACACGCAGCTCTTCGCCCTGGTGATCAGTTGCTCCGGACTGACCGGTGGCCTCATGGTGATCGCGAACCGCGGCGAGGACGAGAGCAGCCAGGCCACCCAGGCGGTCGCCGCGGTGACGATCCTGTTGTCCTGGTTGCTGTTGCATTCGGCGTTCGCGCAGATCTACGCGCGGGAATACGCCGCCGACAGCGGGCTGGACTTCCCGGAGTGCCCGGTGCCGCAGTTCACCGAGTTCCTCTACTTCGCCATCACGATCGGGACGTCCTTCGCGGTCTCCGACGTCACCGTCACCACCCGGCCGATGCGGCGCCGCGTCATCGTCCACAGCGTCGTCAGCTTCTTCTTCAACGCCGCGCTCGTCGCCATCGCCATCGACTGGCTCAAAGGATGA